Part of the Candidatus Binatia bacterium genome, CACGACCGCGTCGCCTTCTTATGCCCGAACATCCCACCCATGCTCGAGGCGCACTTCGCCGTGCCAGCCGCCGGCGGCATCCTGGTAGCGATCAACACGCGGCTGAACGCAGAGGAAATCGACTTCATCCTCCGCCACTCCGGTGCGCGCTGGCTCTTTGTGGATGACGAGTTCGCACCCCTGATCGCCCCGCTCGACACCTCGGGCCTCAAGGTCGTGCGGATCGCCGACACCGGCGCACCCGGCGACCCGTACGAGGACTGTATCGCCGCCGCTTCGCCCGAGCCGGTGGCGAGCTGGCTGGAGGACGAGGACGAGACGATCACGATCAACTACACCTCGGGTACGACCGGCCGGCCCAAAGGGGTGATGTATACGTACCGCGGCGCCTACCTCAACGCGCTGAGCCAGGCGCTCGAGGCCGGCATGCGCAGCGACTCGATCTATATGTGGTCCGTGCCCATGTTCCACTGCAACGGTTGGTGCTTCCCCTGGGCCATCACCGCCGTGTCTGGAACGCACCTCTGTCTGCGGCGAATCGATGCCGCGCACATGTGGCGGCTGTTGCGCGACGAGGGGGTGACGCACTACGGCGGCGCGCCCACCGTGCAGATTATGTTGATGAACCACCCCGACGCGCGGCGGCTCGAGCGGCCGGTCACCGTCTACGTCGCCGGCTCCCCACCGTCACCGACGCTGCTGGAGCAACTCAAAGCGCGGAACTTCCACCCGATCCACATCTATGGCCTGACCGAGACCTACGGGCCGATGACGAGCTGCCCCTGGCACCCGGAATGGGACAACCTGCCCGCCGAGGAGCAGGCACGCCTGCTCGCGCGCCAGGGCCAGGGCCAGTTCACCGCCGATCTGGTGCGCGTGGTGGACG contains:
- a CDS encoding AMP-binding protein, with the protein product HDRVAFLCPNIPPMLEAHFAVPAAGGILVAINTRLNAEEIDFILRHSGARWLFVDDEFAPLIAPLDTSGLKVVRIADTGAPGDPYEDCIAAASPEPVASWLEDEDETITINYTSGTTGRPKGVMYTYRGAYLNALSQALEAGMRSDSIYMWSVPMFHCNGWCFPWAITAVSGTHLCLRRIDAAHMWRLLRDEGVTHYGGAPTVQIMLMNHPDARRLERPVTVYVAGSPPSPTLLEQLKARNFHPIHIYGLTETYGPMTSCPWHPEWDNLPAEEQARLLARQGQGQFTADLVRVVDDDMRDVRRDGQTIGEVVMRGNIVMKGYYADPQATADAFRGGWFHSGDLGVWHPDGYVELRDRKKDIIISGGENISTIEVEQTVAKHPAVLECAVVAIPDAKWGERPKAFVTLKPGQPATEQDIIAFCREHIAHYKCPAAVEFGELPKTSTGKVQKFVLREKEWSGRAKRIN